A genome region from Ptiloglossa arizonensis isolate GNS036 chromosome 4, iyPtiAriz1_principal, whole genome shotgun sequence includes the following:
- the Csl4 gene encoding exosome component 1 Csl4, with protein MEKHTELIVCVPGQRLCISDKVNLPGPGTYEQQGYIYSKLAGVVKLIQQENTRTIEVHGITEQSIVPAPGDIVTAMVTLVNQRFCKCSIKCVGDIVLTRPYRGILRKEDVRAIDKDNIQMYKCFRPGDIILARVLPMTEAHIYQLSTAENELGVVIAQSEEGVAMIPISWTQMQCPKTLHKEFRKVAKVVPEHIVE; from the exons ATGGAAAAACATACAGAACTTATTGTTTGTGTGCCAG GCCAAAGATTATGCATCTCTGATAAAGTTAACCTCCCCGGGCCTGGAACTTACGAACAACAAggttatatttattcgaaacttgCAGGTGTAGTTAAATTAATACaacaagaaaat ACTCGCACTATAGAAGTACATGGAATAACGGAACAAAGTATTGTCCCTGCACCTGGTGATATTGTAACGGCAATGGTGACACTTGTAAATCAAAGATTCTGTAAATGTAGTATAAAATGTGTTGGTGACATTGTGTTAACAAGACCTTACAGGGGAATTCTAAGAAAAGAAGATGTGCGGGCAATAGACAAAGATAACATCCAAATGTACAAGTGTTTTAGACCTGGCGATATTATTCTTGCCAGAGTT CTACCAATGACAGAAGCACATATTTATCAACTAAGTACGGCAGAAAATGAATTAGGTGTCGTTATAGCACAAAGTGAAGAAG GTGTAGCTATGATACCTATAAGTTGGACGCAGATGCAATGTCCGAAAACATTACATAAAGAGTTCCGGAAAGTAGCAAAGGTAGTTCCAGAGCATAttgtagaatag